A window from Peromyscus eremicus chromosome 1, PerEre_H2_v1, whole genome shotgun sequence encodes these proteins:
- the LOC131921407 gene encoding mas-related G-protein coupled receptor member B2-like, with amino-acid sequence MEERNTTGDFLYKNISISTWETTITAPNGSIYTDFSDCVIMFQAISFLSLIFALVGMAGNAMVLWLLGFHMHRNAFSVYVLNLAVADFLFLCFQFVYCLLFIIHIFYSISIHIPLLCLVVSTFAYLSGLSILSAISIERCLSVMWPIWYHCQRPRHTSAVTCALLWALSLLLSLLHGNACDLLFNDFELFWCPIFDFIVAVWSVTLFVVLWGSSLTLLVRIFCGSQRIPVTRLYVIIVLTVVFFLIFGLPMGVYWLLFQWIGIYYDKICDFYHVTVLLSCVNSCANPIIYFFVGSIRHHRVQRKTLKLVLQRALQDTPEEEEGGEKGSSGELRKLGTL; translated from the exons ATGGAGGAAAG AAACACTACTGGAGATTTCCTATACAAGAATATCAGCATCTCAACCTGGGAGACTACCATCACAGCACCAAACGGAAGCATCTACACTGACTTTTCAGACTGTGTCATCATGTTCCAAGCCATTAGTTTTCTGTCCCTCATCTTTGCCCTGGTTGGGATGGCAGGAAATGCCATGGTGCTGTGGCTTCTGGGCTTCCACATGCATAGGAATGCCTTCTCTGTCTACGTTCTCAACCTGGCAGTGgctgacttcctcttcctctgctttcaGTTTGTATATTGTCTTCTTTTTATCATTCACATCTTCTACTCCATTTCCATCCACATCcctttgctttgccttgttgtGTCAACATTTGCTTATCTTTCTGGCCTGAGCATTCTCAGTGCCATTAGCATTGAGCGATGCCTGTCTGTCATGTGGCCCATCTGGTACCACTGCCAACGCCCAAGGCACACATCAGCTGTCACATGTGCCTTGCTTTGGGCCCTATCCCTGCTGTTGAGTCTCCTGCATGGGAATGCATGTGACTTACTGTTTAATGATTTTGAGTTGTTTTGGTGTCCAATATTTGATTTCATCGTGGCTGTATGGTCAGTTACTTTATTTGTGGTTCTTTGGGGGTCCAGCCTCACTCTGTTGGTGAGGATCTTTTGTGGCTCACAGAGGATTCCTGTAACTAGGTTGTATGTGATCATTGTACTCACAGTGGTATTCTTCCTGATCTTTGGTCTTCCTATGGGAGTCTACTGGCTCCTCTTCCAATGGATTGGGATTTATTATGATAAAATTTGTGATTTTTATCATGTGACAGTTCTCCTATCCTGTGTTAACAGCTGTGCCAACCCCATCATTTACTTCTTTGTTGGCTCCATCAGGCACCACAGGGTCCAGAGGAAGACTCTCAAGCTGGTTCTGCAGAGAGCCCTGCAGGACActcctgaggaggaggaaggtggagagaaAGGTTCCTCAGGAGAgctcagaaaactgggaacaCTCTAG
- the LOC131902352 gene encoding mas-related G-protein coupled receptor member X2-like: MCSYLLFLSSYSIGELLKVDSKMPDWGNNITAMNESNHTGISFCDIMFYTMVFLSLIIGLVGLAGNAIVLWFLGFDMHRNAYSVYILNLAGADFLFMYFQIVYCLHFILEIFYSVPIGTFMFSFVVSNFAYLCGLSILSAISIERCLSVMWPIWYRCHRPRHTSAVICTLLWFLSLLLSLLDWSVCDYLSYSLGPGWCQTLHYITTAWLIVLFVVLLGFSLALVVTIFCGSRRIPVTRLYVTIACTVLVFLFFGLPYGIYWFLLAWIENFDDFLSCYFLPLTRLLSCFNSCANPIIYFLVGSIRHRRFQRNTLKLLLQRAMQDTPEEE, from the coding sequence ATGTGCtcatatcttctttttctttccagttaCAGCATTGGAGAACTCCTAAAAGTGGATTCAAAGATGCCAGATTGGGGGAATAACATTACAGCAATGAATGAAAGCAACCACACTGGAATTTCCTTTTGTGACATCATGTTCTATACCATGGTTTTCCTTTCTCTCATCATTGGCTTGGTTGGCTTGGCTGGAAATGCCATAGTGCTGTGGTTTCTGGGCTTCGACATGCACAGGAATGCCTACTCTGTCTACATACTCAACTTGGCTGGGGCTGACTTCCTCTTCATGTACTTTCAAATTGTATACTGTCTTCATTTTATCTTGGAAATCTTCTACTCTGTCCCCATAGGCacctttatgttttcttttgttgtgtcaAATTTTGCTTATCTTTGTGGCCTGAGCATCCTCAGTGCCATTAGCATTGAAAGGTGCCTGTCTGTCATGTGGCCCATCTGGTATCGCTGCCATCGCCCAAGACACACATCAGCTGTCATATGTACCCTGCTTTGGTTTTTGTCACTGTTGTTAAGCCTCCTGGACTGGTCTGTATGTGATTACTTATCTTATAGTCTTGGCCCTGGTTGGTGTCAGACACTTCATTACATCACTACTGCATGgttaattgttttgtttgtggttctCTTGGGGTTCAGTCTGGCCTTAGTGGTTACTATCTTCTGTGGCTCACGGAGGATTCCTGTGACCAGGCTGTATGTGACCATTGCATGCACAGTGCTGGTCTTCCTGTTCTTCGGACTGCCCTATGGGATCTACTGGTTCCTCTTAGCATGGATTGagaattttgatgattttttGTCTTGTTATTTTCTTCCATTGACAAGACTTCTGTCCTGTTTTAATAGCTGTGCCAATCCCATCATTTACTTCCTTGTTGGCTCTATCAGGCATCGTAGGTTCCAGAGGAACACTCTCAAGCTACTTCTTCAGAGAGCCATGCAGGACACTCCTGAGGAGGAATAA